One Gammaproteobacteria bacterium DNA segment encodes these proteins:
- a CDS encoding site-specific integrase, with translation MKLLWVVEFGWWLQEEQLTAEQLSEHIVDRFLKELQRLGQLQRGQRPTTLRFVAYLQSQGVIPFPEPVCDTSPLAELERRYERYLRTERGLTTATVLNYRPAAHGFLVHHFGDGPLRIEELTGSDISTYVLTHARCQGAKRAQLLVTALRSFFRFLLREAKTQIDLAACVPAVADWRLSSVPKFLTAEEIQRLLDGCDRTTATGRRDYAVLVLLARLGLRAGEVVALEIDDINWRAGEVMIRGKGFVHERLPLLTEPGEAMAAYLRRDRPETRSRRVFVRMKAPHSGFAGPSTVSTIVRRALERASLQPPAKGAHLLRHTLATEMLRGGASMSEIGQVLRHRSPNTTEIYAKVDLSGLRSLAPPWPDIGGGQ, from the coding sequence TTGAAGCTTCTCTGGGTCGTCGAATTTGGTTGGTGGCTGCAAGAGGAGCAGCTCACAGCTGAGCAGCTCAGCGAGCACATTGTCGATCGGTTCCTGAAGGAGTTGCAGCGCCTGGGACAGCTGCAGCGAGGTCAAAGGCCGACCACCCTAAGGTTTGTTGCGTATCTGCAGAGTCAGGGGGTCATTCCGTTTCCTGAGCCGGTTTGTGACACCTCGCCGCTGGCCGAGCTCGAGCGCCGGTACGAGCGCTATCTGCGAACCGAACGCGGCCTGACCACGGCGACGGTGTTGAACTACCGGCCCGCTGCCCATGGTTTTCTGGTCCATCATTTCGGCGACGGCCCCTTGCGTATCGAGGAGCTGACGGGATCGGACATCTCCACCTACGTCCTTACCCACGCTCGCTGCCAAGGCGCAAAAAGAGCGCAGCTTCTAGTCACGGCACTGCGCTCGTTCTTTCGATTCTTGTTGCGCGAGGCGAAGACCCAGATCGATCTGGCCGCTTGTGTGCCGGCCGTCGCGGATTGGCGCTTGTCGTCCGTTCCCAAATTCCTGACCGCGGAGGAGATCCAACGCCTGTTGGATGGCTGCGATCGCACGACAGCGACAGGGAGACGCGACTATGCGGTCCTGGTCCTCCTCGCCCGCCTTGGACTACGTGCCGGCGAGGTCGTCGCCCTCGAAATCGATGACATCAATTGGCGAGCCGGCGAAGTGATGATTCGCGGGAAAGGCTTCGTGCATGAGCGCTTACCGTTGCTCACCGAACCGGGAGAGGCGATGGCTGCCTACTTGCGTCGGGATCGTCCCGAGACCCGCTCGCGCCGGGTCTTCGTTCGCATGAAGGCACCCCATTCGGGCTTCGCCGGGCCATCAACCGTCTCGACCATTGTTCGGCGCGCTCTGGAACGCGCCAGTCTCCAACCGCCTGCCAAGGGCGCCCACCTACTCCGCCACACCCTGGCGACGGAGATGCTCCGAGGGGGTGCATCCATGAGCGAGATCGGCCAAGTGCTCCGACATCGCTCCCCGAACACCACGGAGATTTACGCCAAAGTCGACCTCTCCGGTCTCCGCTCCCTTGCCCCACCGTGGCCGGACATAGGGGGTGGGCAATGA
- a CDS encoding site-specific integrase, which translates to MNQLRDALEEYLAVRRSLGFGLRIPASLLHNFVSFLEANEATYITRALAIRWAEQPRDAQLATWAGRLGVVRRFARWRSVTDPRTEIPPDGLLPYRYHRNPPYIYTDEEIERLLGAAAGLPSANGLKARSYLTLFGLLSVTGMRVSEALMLDRVDVDLEQGILTIRRTKFGKSRLVPVHRSTRDALESYDTQRTRVFPARKHRHSFSPSVVDASRSGARVTPSRNSPNGSACAAPRRVTGADRGFMTCATDLRPARYCNGTARGSMSSTSYPSLPPILATFT; encoded by the coding sequence ATGAACCAGCTACGTGACGCTTTGGAGGAGTATCTTGCCGTGCGCCGGAGCCTGGGATTTGGCCTGCGGATACCGGCGAGCTTGCTACATAACTTTGTCTCCTTTCTGGAAGCCAACGAGGCGACCTATATTACCCGAGCGTTGGCGATTCGCTGGGCCGAACAACCCCGCGACGCGCAGCTAGCCACATGGGCGGGGCGCCTGGGAGTGGTGCGTCGCTTCGCCCGCTGGCGCAGCGTGACCGATCCGCGCACCGAGATCCCACCGGATGGCCTCTTGCCTTACCGCTACCACCGTAACCCTCCTTACATTTACACCGATGAGGAGATCGAGCGGCTCCTTGGCGCCGCCGCAGGGCTGCCTTCCGCCAATGGCCTGAAAGCCCGCAGCTACTTGACGCTGTTCGGCCTGCTTTCCGTCACGGGCATGCGCGTAAGCGAAGCACTCATGCTCGATCGTGTGGATGTCGATTTGGAGCAAGGAATCCTTACCATACGACGCACGAAGTTCGGCAAGTCACGGTTGGTGCCAGTCCATCGCTCAACCCGCGATGCGCTGGAAAGCTACGACACGCAAAGAACGCGTGTGTTTCCCGCCCGGAAACACCGGCATTCTTTCTCTCCGAGCGTGGTCGACGCATCACGGAGTGGAGCGCGCGTTACACCTTCGCGAAACTCTCCCAACGGATCGGCCTGCGCGGCGCCGCGAAGGGTCACGGGCGCGGACCGCGGATTCATGACATGCGCCACCGATTTGCGGCCCGCACGTTACTGCAATGGTACCGCGCGGGGGTCGATGTCGAGCACGAGTTACCCAAGCTTGCCACCTATCTTGGCCACGTTCACGTGA
- a CDS encoding site-specific integrase, which translates to MIANSFPAMLQSFFTERLFRQRCASGHTIAGYRDAFRLLLRYAAERLGTAPSKLRLEDLDASFIGQFLDHLEQERGNSARTRNARLAAIHSFFQYVALEEPAHALLCQRVLAMPNKRHERRLIEFLHRDEIDALIAAPDPSTWIGRRDRTFLTVAVQTGLRVSELIGLRCQDVVLETGAHVTCLGKGRKQRATPLSEEVAAMLGSWLQERNGLPQEPVFPSSRGGPLSRDAIERLVAKHAKIAEQSCPSLRRKKVTAHVLRHSAAMDLLQHGIDRSVIALWLGHESVETTQMYLHADLRLKEQALSRTTPRGIEPARYRPDDQLLAFLESL; encoded by the coding sequence ATGATCGCCAACAGCTTTCCCGCCATGCTTCAATCCTTTTTCACGGAGCGCCTATTTCGGCAACGCTGCGCCAGCGGACACACCATCGCTGGATACCGTGATGCCTTCCGTCTTCTTCTGCGTTACGCAGCAGAACGCCTCGGCACAGCGCCCTCGAAACTGCGGCTCGAGGATCTCGATGCGTCCTTCATCGGGCAGTTCCTCGATCATCTCGAACAGGAGCGGGGAAACAGCGCGCGCACCCGCAACGCCCGCCTGGCTGCAATCCATTCGTTCTTTCAATATGTCGCTTTGGAGGAGCCCGCCCATGCGCTGCTTTGCCAGCGCGTCCTGGCCATGCCGAACAAACGCCATGAGCGCCGGCTGATCGAGTTTCTCCACCGCGATGAGATCGATGCATTGATCGCCGCTCCAGACCCCTCCACGTGGATCGGCCGCCGGGATCGAACCTTCCTGACCGTGGCCGTTCAGACAGGACTGCGGGTTTCTGAACTGATCGGACTTCGCTGTCAGGACGTCGTTCTGGAAACCGGGGCCCATGTGACATGCCTAGGAAAAGGCAGAAAACAACGCGCAACACCACTGAGTGAGGAAGTTGCGGCCATGTTGGGCAGTTGGCTGCAAGAGCGTAACGGCTTGCCTCAAGAGCCAGTCTTTCCCAGCAGCCGCGGCGGGCCACTCAGCCGGGATGCGATCGAACGCCTGGTCGCAAAACATGCCAAGATAGCCGAGCAAAGCTGTCCCTCCCTGCGCCGCAAAAAAGTGACCGCCCATGTCCTGAGGCACAGCGCCGCGATGGACCTTTTGCAGCACGGTATCGATCGATCGGTGATTGCCCTCTGGCTGGGACATGAGTCCGTGGAAACGACACAGATGTATCTCCATGCAGACCTCCGCCTGAAGGAGCAGGCGCTGTCTCGCACCACGCCCCGAGGGATCGAACCGGCTCGCTACCGCCCCGACGACCAGCTGCTGGCATTCCTCGAGAGCCTGTGA
- a CDS encoding DUF3596 domain-containing protein, translating to MGRKPRTGVRAVSASSIEISFTYQGKRCREKIKLKPTPANLKRAERHRAAILDAIEKSTFDYATTFPKSKSAPLFSDQPGATIAVERFLSDWWRGEEKDLKASTRTVDKRIVFNQIIPEFGQLALTDLKWHMIRDWAKSQGWSGKTQNNKLSVLRRALNEAVEQELIHNHPMANKVIRRRKSRSESVASTKSKIDPFSHEERTALIGAARGQLQNLVQFGFWTGLRLSELFALKWGNVDWINDRIYVDGALTQDAEEIEDTKTEAGERTVNLLPPALAALKAQKEHTFLKGAEVFQNPHTRERWTGDQALRTRQWNTLCRRAGVRYRPPGQMRHTFASMSLMAGESPQWVAAQMGHTDWTFTARVYYRWIPKDAGDAGNRVVRKWASD from the coding sequence TTGGGTAGAAAGCCTCGCACGGGTGTCAGGGCAGTCAGCGCCTCGTCCATCGAGATCTCCTTCACCTATCAGGGAAAGCGTTGCCGCGAGAAGATCAAGCTCAAGCCCACCCCCGCTAACCTGAAGCGGGCCGAGCGCCATCGCGCTGCCATTCTAGATGCGATCGAAAAAAGCACCTTCGACTACGCGACCACCTTCCCGAAATCAAAGAGCGCACCGCTCTTCAGCGACCAGCCCGGCGCGACGATTGCCGTCGAGCGTTTCCTCTCCGATTGGTGGCGCGGTGAGGAAAAGGACTTGAAGGCCTCTACCCGCACCGTCGACAAGCGAATCGTCTTCAACCAGATCATCCCCGAGTTCGGTCAGCTCGCGCTCACGGATCTGAAGTGGCACATGATCCGCGACTGGGCCAAGTCCCAAGGCTGGAGCGGAAAGACCCAGAACAACAAGCTCAGCGTCCTGCGGCGGGCTCTCAACGAGGCTGTGGAACAAGAGCTCATCCACAATCACCCGATGGCGAACAAGGTCATTCGCCGCCGAAAGTCGCGGAGCGAATCGGTAGCCAGCACTAAGTCCAAGATCGACCCGTTCAGCCACGAGGAGCGTACTGCGCTGATCGGGGCCGCCAGGGGACAGCTCCAGAACCTGGTCCAGTTCGGGTTCTGGACGGGGCTACGGCTCTCCGAGCTGTTCGCCCTCAAGTGGGGCAATGTTGACTGGATTAACGATCGAATCTACGTGGACGGTGCGCTAACTCAGGACGCGGAGGAAATCGAGGACACGAAGACGGAAGCTGGCGAGCGCACGGTCAACCTCCTGCCACCGGCTCTTGCCGCCCTGAAGGCCCAGAAGGAACATACGTTTCTGAAGGGCGCTGAAGTTTTCCAGAATCCTCATACGCGAGAACGGTGGACAGGCGACCAGGCGCTTCGCACTCGGCAATGGAATACGCTTTGCCGGCGGGCTGGCGTCCGTTACCGGCCTCCCGGCCAGATGCGTCACACGTTTGCCTCGATGTCGTTGATGGCGGGCGAGTCGCCGCAGTGGGTTGCCGCGCAAATGGGTCATACGGATTGGACGTTCACGGCGCGAGTCTACTATCGGTGGATCCCGAAGGACGCTGGTGACGCTGGCAACAGGGTTGTAAGAAAATGGGCCAGCGACTGA
- a CDS encoding pilus assembly protein produces MRSILIDAGPLIALFAVDDRHHDHYDQLISEFSANGLRVLTTWPCIVEASYLLGMPQRFELLQWIELGGVVVYPFSPYHLGDMVSWMNTYSADNKREMDLADATLYWVANETGIREIMTTDIRDFSRYRLPDGRSFAIL; encoded by the coding sequence GTGAGAAGCATACTGATTGATGCTGGCCCGCTGATTGCGCTGTTCGCTGTCGACGACAGACACCACGACCATTACGACCAGCTAATCTCGGAGTTTTCCGCAAACGGGTTGCGCGTGCTCACGACTTGGCCTTGCATCGTCGAAGCCAGCTATTTGCTTGGGATGCCCCAGCGTTTTGAACTATTGCAGTGGATTGAACTGGGCGGCGTTGTCGTCTATCCATTCAGCCCCTACCACCTGGGAGACATGGTTTCCTGGATGAACACCTACTCCGCAGACAATAAACGCGAGATGGATTTGGCCGATGCGACGCTCTATTGGGTCGCGAACGAAACCGGGATACGCGAGATCATGACGACCGACATTCGTGATTTCTCACGTTACCGACTCCCAGATGGCCGGTCGTTCGCGATATTGTAG
- a CDS encoding CopG family transcriptional regulator, whose translation MALSVRLEPAIEARIEEEAHRLGISKSEFVKDAIERVLGLKNPAELLHQVRSNTPLGTSDASEQVSEKVRKKLREKHTD comes from the coding sequence GTGGCTTTGTCCGTACGACTCGAACCGGCAATCGAAGCACGCATCGAGGAAGAGGCACACCGACTCGGAATCAGCAAATCCGAATTCGTCAAGGATGCGATCGAGCGCGTGCTGGGATTAAAAAATCCCGCCGAATTATTGCACCAGGTGCGCAGCAATACGCCACTTGGCACCAGCGATGCGTCTGAACAGGTATCCGAAAAGGTGAGGAAAAAGCTGCGTGAGAAGCATACTGATTGA
- a CDS encoding nucleotidyltransferase family protein — MSPHHPGRCGAVVLAAGGSSRMGGRNKLLLPVAGVPMVRRVAAAALGSEADPVVVVTGHEADAVAGALAGLAVTMVHNPDFATGLAGSLGRGLEALPEDVTAALVCLGDMPWIEARHLERLLAARDGTAQGSVWVPTWAGRRGNPVLWSSQWFPALMALEGDRGGRAIIAARPPGLREVPMPDDAIHCDIDAPGDLPPDAG; from the coding sequence ATGAGCCCCCACCATCCGGGCCGCTGTGGCGCCGTGGTGCTGGCCGCCGGCGGCTCCAGCCGCATGGGGGGGCGCAACAAGCTGTTGCTACCGGTGGCCGGCGTGCCCATGGTGCGGCGCGTCGCCGCCGCGGCCCTGGGCTCCGAAGCCGATCCGGTGGTGGTGGTGACGGGCCACGAGGCCGACGCCGTGGCCGGCGCCCTCGCCGGATTGGCGGTGACGATGGTGCACAACCCGGATTTCGCCACCGGGCTGGCGGGTTCGCTGGGCCGGGGCCTCGAGGCGTTGCCGGAAGACGTGACGGCGGCCCTGGTGTGCCTCGGGGACATGCCATGGATCGAGGCTCGCCATCTGGAGCGGCTGCTGGCCGCCCGGGACGGCACGGCTCAGGGCTCCGTGTGGGTGCCCACTTGGGCCGGCCGGCGGGGCAATCCGGTGCTGTGGTCCAGCCAATGGTTCCCCGCCCTCATGGCCCTGGAGGGGGATCGGGGCGGGCGGGCCATCATCGCGGCCCGTCCACCGGGGCTGCGGGAGGTGCCCATGCCCGACGACGCCATCCACTGCGACATCGACGCGCCGGGGGATCTGCCGCCCGATGCCGGATGA
- a CDS encoding XdhC family protein, protein MPNPTHSLLATARAWLRDGRRVAVAVVIETWGSSPRPAGSLLVVDHRGAFEGSVSGGCIEAEVVSEALDVLEDGAPRTLDYGIGDDTARAAGLACGGRLRVHVRVLEDPAVVDELLRGPPAALVFRLADPGQAVVRGDSGTGSLDLTPREDTALAAAVAAGHSGLLAAPAGDAFALVVTPPLRLLIVGAVHITQSLVPMAAQVGFAVTVVDPRPAFAAPRRLPGAEIRQVATGPGIAGLVPDERTAVVCLTHDPELDDPALAAALASPAFYIGALGSRRSHAGRLERLRRRGFDDGALARIQGPVGLDLGGRQPEEIALAISAELVAARYGRVPARP, encoded by the coding sequence ATGCCCAATCCCACCCACTCCCTACTCGCCACCGCCCGGGCCTGGCTCCGGGACGGGCGACGGGTGGCGGTGGCGGTGGTCATCGAGACCTGGGGCTCGTCGCCGCGGCCGGCAGGGAGCCTGCTGGTGGTGGATCACCGGGGGGCCTTCGAGGGCTCGGTGTCGGGGGGCTGCATCGAGGCGGAGGTGGTGAGCGAGGCCCTGGACGTGCTGGAGGACGGTGCCCCCCGGACCCTGGACTACGGCATCGGCGACGACACCGCCCGGGCCGCGGGGCTGGCCTGCGGCGGCCGGCTGCGGGTCCATGTGCGGGTGCTCGAGGACCCTGCCGTGGTGGATGAGCTGCTGCGGGGCCCGCCGGCGGCCCTGGTATTCCGCCTGGCGGACCCGGGCCAGGCCGTGGTGCGGGGGGATAGTGGCACGGGATCCCTCGACCTCACCCCCCGGGAGGACACGGCGCTGGCGGCGGCCGTGGCCGCGGGGCACAGTGGCCTGCTGGCCGCACCCGCCGGTGACGCCTTTGCCCTGGTGGTGACGCCACCGTTGCGACTGCTCATCGTGGGAGCCGTGCACATCACCCAGAGCCTGGTGCCCATGGCCGCCCAGGTGGGCTTCGCCGTCACCGTGGTGGACCCACGGCCGGCCTTCGCCGCCCCCCGACGCCTGCCGGGCGCCGAGATACGCCAGGTTGCCACCGGCCCCGGCATCGCCGGCCTCGTCCCCGATGAACGCACGGCGGTGGTGTGCCTGACCCACGACCCCGAACTGGACGACCCCGCCCTGGCCGCCGCCCTCGCCTCACCGGCCTTCTACATCGGCGCCCTGGGGAGTAGACGCAGCCATGCGGGGCGCCTCGAACGGCTACGCCGCCGCGGCTTCGATGACGGGGCCCTGGCGCGCATCCAAGGCCCCGTGGGCCTCGACCTGGGGGGACGTCAGCCGGAAGAGATCGCCCTCGCCATCAGCGCGGAGCTGGTGGCCGCCCGCTACGGCCGGGTACCCGCGCGCCCCTGA